Proteins found in one Numida meleagris isolate 19003 breed g44 Domestic line chromosome 25, NumMel1.0, whole genome shotgun sequence genomic segment:
- the PFKFB2 gene encoding 6-phosphofructo-2-kinase/fructose-2,6-bisphosphatase 2 isoform X4, translating into MAAAYRHGGSAPRGRAGAQRGGEKKCSWASYMTNSPTLIVMIGLPARGKTYVSKKLTRYLNWIGVPTRVFNLGVYRREAVKSYKSYDFFRHDNKEAMEIRKRCALVALQDVKAYLLEECGQIAVFDATNTTRERRDLILNFAKENAFKVFFVESVCDDPEVIAANILEVKVSSPDYPERNRENVMDDFLKRIECYKVTYQPLDPDEYDKDLSFIKVINVGQRFLVNRVQDYIQSKIVYYLMNIHVQPRTIYLCRHGESEYNLVGKIGGDSGLSPRGKQFAQALKKFIEEQEIAELKVWTSQLKRTIQTAESLGVTYEQWKILNEIDAGVCEEMTYAEIEAKYPDEFALRDQEKYLYRYPGGESYQDLVQRLEPVIMELERQGNVLVISHQAVMRCLLAYFLDKSADELPYLRCPLHAILKLTPVAYGCKVETITLNVEAVNTHRDKPSLNSSRLPTSQSPGRMRRSSLTPLASAATEQRPRHHSVGSGPPDLQRLAGLAV; encoded by the exons ATGGCGGCGGCGTACCGGCACGGCGGCAGCGCGCCGCGGGGCAGAGCCGGGGCCCAGCGCGGCGGAGAGAAGAAGTGCT CGTGGGCATCCTACATGACCAACTCGCCCACCCTCATCGTGATGATCGGGCTGCCCGCCCGCGGCAAGACCTACGTCTCCAAGAAGCTGACGCGCTACCTCAACTGGATCGGGGTGCCCACCCGAG TGTTCAATTTAGGGGTGTATCGCCGGGAAGCGGTCAAGTCCTACAAATCCTACGACTTCTTCAGGCACGATAACAAGGAGGCGATGGAGATCCGCAA ACGATGTGCCTTAGTGGCCCTACAGGACGTGAAGGCGTACCTCCTGGAGGAGTGTGGGCAGATAGCT GTGTTCGATGCAACCAACACAACTCGGGAAAGACGGGACCTGATCTTAAATTTTGCgaaggaaaatgctttcaag GTGTTCTTTGTGGAATCTGTCTGTGACGATCCGGAGGTCATCGCTGCCAACATCCTG GAGGTGAAGGTCTCCAGCCCCGATTACCCAGAAAGAAACAGGGAGAACGTGATGGATGATTTCCTGAAGAGGATCGAGTGCTACAAGGTCACGTACCAGCCCCTCGATCCTGATGAGTATGACAA AGATCTTTCCTTCATTAAAGTGATCAATGTGGGACAGCGGTTCCTAGTGAACAGAGTCCAAGATTACATCCAGAGCAAAATCGTCTATTACCTGATGAACATCCACGTGCAGCCGCGCACCATCTACCTCTGCCGGCACGGCGAGAGCGAGTATAACCTCGTTGGCAAGATTGGTGGGGACTCTGGGCTGTCACCGCGCGGCAAGCAG TTTGCACAGGCGCTGAAGAAGTTCATCGAGGAGCAGGAGATTGCGGAGCTGAAGGTGTGGACCAGCCAGCTGAAGCGCACCATCCAGACAGCGGAGTCGCTGGGGGTCACCTACGAGCAGTGGAAGATCCTCAACGAGATTGATGCT GGGGTGTGCGAAGAAATGACGTATGCAGAGATCGAAGCCAAATACCCCGACGAGTTTGCCTTGAGGGATCAGGAGAAATACCTCTATCGCTATCCTGGAGGAGAG tccTACCAGGACTTGGTTCAGCGCCTGGAGCCAGTAATTATGGAGCTGGAGCGGCAGGGCAACGTCCTCGTCATCTCCCACCAGGCAGTGATGAGGTGCCTCCTGGCTTACTTTCTGGATAAGAGTGCAG ACGAGCTGCCCTACCTGCGCTGCCCCCTGCACGCCATCCTCAAGCTCACCCCGGTCGCCTATG GTTGTAAAGTGGAGACGATCACCTTGAACGTGGAAGCAGTGAACACCCACCGGGACAAACCTTCCCTGAACTCA AGCCGCCTTCCCACGAGCCAGAGCCCGGGCAGGATGAGGAGGAGCAGCCTGACGCCGCTGGCCAGCGCGGCCACGGAGCAGCGCCCGCGGCATCACAGCGTTGGGAGCGGCCCCCCTGACCTGCAG AGGCTGGCTGGCCTAGCAGTGTAA
- the PFKFB2 gene encoding 6-phosphofructo-2-kinase/fructose-2,6-bisphosphatase 2 isoform X5, producing the protein MAAAYRHGGSAPRGRAGAQRGGEKKCSWASYMTNSPTLIVMIGLPARGKTYVSKKLTRYLNWIGVPTRVFNLGVYRREAVKSYKSYDFFRHDNKEAMEIRKRCALVALQDVKAYLLEECGQIAVFDATNTTRERRDLILNFAKENAFKVFFVESVCDDPEVIAANILEVKVSSPDYPERNRENVMDDFLKRIECYKVTYQPLDPDEYDKDLSFIKVINVGQRFLVNRVQDYIQSKIVYYLMNIHVQPRTIYLCRHGESEYNLVGKIGGDSGLSPRGKQFAQALKKFIEEQEIAELKVWTSQLKRTIQTAESLGVTYEQWKILNEIDAGVCEEMTYAEIEAKYPDEFALRDQEKYLYRYPGGESYQDLVQRLEPVIMELERQGNVLVISHQAVMRCLLAYFLDKSADELPYLRCPLHAILKLTPVAYGCKVETITLNVEAVNTHRDKPSLNSRLAGLAV; encoded by the exons ATGGCGGCGGCGTACCGGCACGGCGGCAGCGCGCCGCGGGGCAGAGCCGGGGCCCAGCGCGGCGGAGAGAAGAAGTGCT CGTGGGCATCCTACATGACCAACTCGCCCACCCTCATCGTGATGATCGGGCTGCCCGCCCGCGGCAAGACCTACGTCTCCAAGAAGCTGACGCGCTACCTCAACTGGATCGGGGTGCCCACCCGAG TGTTCAATTTAGGGGTGTATCGCCGGGAAGCGGTCAAGTCCTACAAATCCTACGACTTCTTCAGGCACGATAACAAGGAGGCGATGGAGATCCGCAA ACGATGTGCCTTAGTGGCCCTACAGGACGTGAAGGCGTACCTCCTGGAGGAGTGTGGGCAGATAGCT GTGTTCGATGCAACCAACACAACTCGGGAAAGACGGGACCTGATCTTAAATTTTGCgaaggaaaatgctttcaag GTGTTCTTTGTGGAATCTGTCTGTGACGATCCGGAGGTCATCGCTGCCAACATCCTG GAGGTGAAGGTCTCCAGCCCCGATTACCCAGAAAGAAACAGGGAGAACGTGATGGATGATTTCCTGAAGAGGATCGAGTGCTACAAGGTCACGTACCAGCCCCTCGATCCTGATGAGTATGACAA AGATCTTTCCTTCATTAAAGTGATCAATGTGGGACAGCGGTTCCTAGTGAACAGAGTCCAAGATTACATCCAGAGCAAAATCGTCTATTACCTGATGAACATCCACGTGCAGCCGCGCACCATCTACCTCTGCCGGCACGGCGAGAGCGAGTATAACCTCGTTGGCAAGATTGGTGGGGACTCTGGGCTGTCACCGCGCGGCAAGCAG TTTGCACAGGCGCTGAAGAAGTTCATCGAGGAGCAGGAGATTGCGGAGCTGAAGGTGTGGACCAGCCAGCTGAAGCGCACCATCCAGACAGCGGAGTCGCTGGGGGTCACCTACGAGCAGTGGAAGATCCTCAACGAGATTGATGCT GGGGTGTGCGAAGAAATGACGTATGCAGAGATCGAAGCCAAATACCCCGACGAGTTTGCCTTGAGGGATCAGGAGAAATACCTCTATCGCTATCCTGGAGGAGAG tccTACCAGGACTTGGTTCAGCGCCTGGAGCCAGTAATTATGGAGCTGGAGCGGCAGGGCAACGTCCTCGTCATCTCCCACCAGGCAGTGATGAGGTGCCTCCTGGCTTACTTTCTGGATAAGAGTGCAG ACGAGCTGCCCTACCTGCGCTGCCCCCTGCACGCCATCCTCAAGCTCACCCCGGTCGCCTATG GTTGTAAAGTGGAGACGATCACCTTGAACGTGGAAGCAGTGAACACCCACCGGGACAAACCTTCCCTGAACTCA AGGCTGGCTGGCCTAGCAGTGTAA
- the YOD1 gene encoding ubiquitin thioesterase OTU1, translating into MRKHGERSRENERALGRGGSGGCRAGKRRRRRKRRRRRREEAAAAAARRMLRLRCKARSGTQPLPGLTAHSRLCDMQAALATLTGVPAAAQRLLLGFPPRSLDLSDGERRLGELGIHSGDTLIVEEDTSKPSAGSPVMAKRTMAVREAVPVLARRVVPADNSCLFTSVYYVVEGGVYDPGCAPEMRSLIAQIVASDPEAYCEAVLGKTNREYCDWIRREETWGGAIEVSILSKFYQCEICVVDTQTVRIDRFGEDAGYTKRVLLIYDGIHYDPLERKIPDSDVPPQTIFSTTDDVVLAQALELADEARRKRQFTDVNRFTLRCMVCQKGLTGQVEAREHAKETGHTNFGEV; encoded by the exons ATGAGGAAGCACGGAGAAAGATCTCGCGAGAACGAGCGGGCGCTGGGCCGGGGCGGAAGCGGCGGCTGCCGGGcggggaagaggaggaggaggaggaaaaggaggaggagaaggagggaggaggcggcggcggcggccgcgcgAAGGATGTTGCGGCTGCGCTGCAAGGCCCGGAGCGGCACCCAGCCGCTGCCCGGCCTCACGGCACACTCCCGCCTCTGCGACATGCAGGCCGCCCTGGCCACCCTCACCGGCGTCCCCGCCGCGGCCCAGAGGCTGCTCCTCGGCTTCCCTCCGCGGAGCCTGGACCTCAGCGACGGCGAGAGGCGGCTGGGCGAGCTGGGCATCCACTCGG GGGACACGCTCATCGTGGAGGAGGACACGTCCAAGCCCAGCGCTGGCTCTCCAGTCATGGCCAAGCGGACGATGGCGGTGAGGGAAGCGGTGCCCGTGCTGGCCAGGAGGGTGGTGCCGGCCGATAACTCGTGTCTGTTCACCAGCGTGTACTACGTGGTGGAGGGCGGCGTGTACGACCCCGGCTGCGCTCCGGAGATGCGCAGCCTCATCGCGCAGATCGTAGCGAGCGACCCCGAGGCGTACTGCGAGGCGGTGCTGGGGAAAACCAACAGGGAGTACTGCGACTGGATCCGGAGAGAGGAAACCTGGGGGGGAGCCATCGAGGTTTCCATTTTATCCAAATTTTACCAGTGTGAAATCTGTGTGGTGGACACACAGACGGTCAGAATCGATCGTTTCGGGGAAGATGCCGGGTACACCAAGCGGGTCCTTTTGATCTATGATGGGATTCATTACGATCCGCTCGAGCGTAAAATCCCCGACTCGGACGTTCCTCCCCAGACCATTTTCTCTACCACTGATGATGTTGTTCTCGCACAAGCCTTGGAGCTAGCAGATGAAGCCAGACGGAAGAGGCAGTTCACCGACGTGAATCGCTTCACGCTGAGGTGCATGGTGTGCCAGAAGGGACTGACGGGACAAGTGGAAGCCAGAGAACACGCCAAGGAGACGGGACACACCAACTTCGGGGAAGTGTGA
- the PFKFB2 gene encoding 6-phosphofructo-2-kinase/fructose-2,6-bisphosphatase 2 isoform X1, producing MAAAYRHGGSAPRGRAGAQRGGEKKCSWASYMTNSPTLIVMIGLPARGKTYVSKKLTRYLNWIGVPTRVFNLGVYRREAVKSYKSYDFFRHDNKEAMEIRKRCALVALQDVKAYLLEECGQIAVFDATNTTRERRDLILNFAKENAFKVFFVESVCDDPEVIAANILEVKVSSPDYPERNRENVMDDFLKRIECYKVTYQPLDPDEYDKDLSFIKVINVGQRFLVNRVQDYIQSKIVYYLMNIHVQPRTIYLCRHGESEYNLVGKIGGDSGLSPRGKQFAQALKKFIEEQEIAELKVWTSQLKRTIQTAESLGVTYEQWKILNEIDAGVCEEMTYAEIEAKYPDEFALRDQEKYLYRYPGGESYQDLVQRLEPVIMELERQGNVLVISHQAVMRCLLAYFLDKSADELPYLRCPLHAILKLTPVAYGCKVETITLNVEAVNTHRDKPSLNSSRLPTSQSPGRMRRSSLTPLASAATEQRPRHHSVGSGPPDLQVRGAAARPRLQTTAQPQVGNACLGWLA from the exons ATGGCGGCGGCGTACCGGCACGGCGGCAGCGCGCCGCGGGGCAGAGCCGGGGCCCAGCGCGGCGGAGAGAAGAAGTGCT CGTGGGCATCCTACATGACCAACTCGCCCACCCTCATCGTGATGATCGGGCTGCCCGCCCGCGGCAAGACCTACGTCTCCAAGAAGCTGACGCGCTACCTCAACTGGATCGGGGTGCCCACCCGAG TGTTCAATTTAGGGGTGTATCGCCGGGAAGCGGTCAAGTCCTACAAATCCTACGACTTCTTCAGGCACGATAACAAGGAGGCGATGGAGATCCGCAA ACGATGTGCCTTAGTGGCCCTACAGGACGTGAAGGCGTACCTCCTGGAGGAGTGTGGGCAGATAGCT GTGTTCGATGCAACCAACACAACTCGGGAAAGACGGGACCTGATCTTAAATTTTGCgaaggaaaatgctttcaag GTGTTCTTTGTGGAATCTGTCTGTGACGATCCGGAGGTCATCGCTGCCAACATCCTG GAGGTGAAGGTCTCCAGCCCCGATTACCCAGAAAGAAACAGGGAGAACGTGATGGATGATTTCCTGAAGAGGATCGAGTGCTACAAGGTCACGTACCAGCCCCTCGATCCTGATGAGTATGACAA AGATCTTTCCTTCATTAAAGTGATCAATGTGGGACAGCGGTTCCTAGTGAACAGAGTCCAAGATTACATCCAGAGCAAAATCGTCTATTACCTGATGAACATCCACGTGCAGCCGCGCACCATCTACCTCTGCCGGCACGGCGAGAGCGAGTATAACCTCGTTGGCAAGATTGGTGGGGACTCTGGGCTGTCACCGCGCGGCAAGCAG TTTGCACAGGCGCTGAAGAAGTTCATCGAGGAGCAGGAGATTGCGGAGCTGAAGGTGTGGACCAGCCAGCTGAAGCGCACCATCCAGACAGCGGAGTCGCTGGGGGTCACCTACGAGCAGTGGAAGATCCTCAACGAGATTGATGCT GGGGTGTGCGAAGAAATGACGTATGCAGAGATCGAAGCCAAATACCCCGACGAGTTTGCCTTGAGGGATCAGGAGAAATACCTCTATCGCTATCCTGGAGGAGAG tccTACCAGGACTTGGTTCAGCGCCTGGAGCCAGTAATTATGGAGCTGGAGCGGCAGGGCAACGTCCTCGTCATCTCCCACCAGGCAGTGATGAGGTGCCTCCTGGCTTACTTTCTGGATAAGAGTGCAG ACGAGCTGCCCTACCTGCGCTGCCCCCTGCACGCCATCCTCAAGCTCACCCCGGTCGCCTATG GTTGTAAAGTGGAGACGATCACCTTGAACGTGGAAGCAGTGAACACCCACCGGGACAAACCTTCCCTGAACTCA AGCCGCCTTCCCACGAGCCAGAGCCCGGGCAGGATGAGGAGGAGCAGCCTGACGCCGCTGGCCAGCGCGGCCACGGAGCAGCGCCCGCGGCATCACAGCGTTGGGAGCGGCCCCCCTGACCTGCAGGTTCGAGGTGCAGCTGCTCGGCCCCGGCTGCAAACCACTGCCCAG cctCAAGTGGGAAATGCTTGCCT AGGCTGGCTGGCCTAG
- the PFKFB2 gene encoding 6-phosphofructo-2-kinase/fructose-2,6-bisphosphatase 2 isoform X2: protein MAAAYRHGGSAPRGRAGAQRGGEKKCSWASYMTNSPTLIVMIGLPARGKTYVSKKLTRYLNWIGVPTRVFNLGVYRREAVKSYKSYDFFRHDNKEAMEIRKRCALVALQDVKAYLLEECGQIAVFDATNTTRERRDLILNFAKENAFKVFFVESVCDDPEVIAANILEVKVSSPDYPERNRENVMDDFLKRIECYKVTYQPLDPDEYDKDLSFIKVINVGQRFLVNRVQDYIQSKIVYYLMNIHVQPRTIYLCRHGESEYNLVGKIGGDSGLSPRGKQFAQALKKFIEEQEIAELKVWTSQLKRTIQTAESLGVTYEQWKILNEIDAGVCEEMTYAEIEAKYPDEFALRDQEKYLYRYPGGESYQDLVQRLEPVIMELERQGNVLVISHQAVMRCLLAYFLDKSADELPYLRCPLHAILKLTPVAYGCKVETITLNVEAVNTHRDKPSLNSSRLPTSQSPGRMRRSSLTPLASAATEQRPRHHSVGSGPPDLQVRGAAARPRLQTTAQRLAGLAV, encoded by the exons ATGGCGGCGGCGTACCGGCACGGCGGCAGCGCGCCGCGGGGCAGAGCCGGGGCCCAGCGCGGCGGAGAGAAGAAGTGCT CGTGGGCATCCTACATGACCAACTCGCCCACCCTCATCGTGATGATCGGGCTGCCCGCCCGCGGCAAGACCTACGTCTCCAAGAAGCTGACGCGCTACCTCAACTGGATCGGGGTGCCCACCCGAG TGTTCAATTTAGGGGTGTATCGCCGGGAAGCGGTCAAGTCCTACAAATCCTACGACTTCTTCAGGCACGATAACAAGGAGGCGATGGAGATCCGCAA ACGATGTGCCTTAGTGGCCCTACAGGACGTGAAGGCGTACCTCCTGGAGGAGTGTGGGCAGATAGCT GTGTTCGATGCAACCAACACAACTCGGGAAAGACGGGACCTGATCTTAAATTTTGCgaaggaaaatgctttcaag GTGTTCTTTGTGGAATCTGTCTGTGACGATCCGGAGGTCATCGCTGCCAACATCCTG GAGGTGAAGGTCTCCAGCCCCGATTACCCAGAAAGAAACAGGGAGAACGTGATGGATGATTTCCTGAAGAGGATCGAGTGCTACAAGGTCACGTACCAGCCCCTCGATCCTGATGAGTATGACAA AGATCTTTCCTTCATTAAAGTGATCAATGTGGGACAGCGGTTCCTAGTGAACAGAGTCCAAGATTACATCCAGAGCAAAATCGTCTATTACCTGATGAACATCCACGTGCAGCCGCGCACCATCTACCTCTGCCGGCACGGCGAGAGCGAGTATAACCTCGTTGGCAAGATTGGTGGGGACTCTGGGCTGTCACCGCGCGGCAAGCAG TTTGCACAGGCGCTGAAGAAGTTCATCGAGGAGCAGGAGATTGCGGAGCTGAAGGTGTGGACCAGCCAGCTGAAGCGCACCATCCAGACAGCGGAGTCGCTGGGGGTCACCTACGAGCAGTGGAAGATCCTCAACGAGATTGATGCT GGGGTGTGCGAAGAAATGACGTATGCAGAGATCGAAGCCAAATACCCCGACGAGTTTGCCTTGAGGGATCAGGAGAAATACCTCTATCGCTATCCTGGAGGAGAG tccTACCAGGACTTGGTTCAGCGCCTGGAGCCAGTAATTATGGAGCTGGAGCGGCAGGGCAACGTCCTCGTCATCTCCCACCAGGCAGTGATGAGGTGCCTCCTGGCTTACTTTCTGGATAAGAGTGCAG ACGAGCTGCCCTACCTGCGCTGCCCCCTGCACGCCATCCTCAAGCTCACCCCGGTCGCCTATG GTTGTAAAGTGGAGACGATCACCTTGAACGTGGAAGCAGTGAACACCCACCGGGACAAACCTTCCCTGAACTCA AGCCGCCTTCCCACGAGCCAGAGCCCGGGCAGGATGAGGAGGAGCAGCCTGACGCCGCTGGCCAGCGCGGCCACGGAGCAGCGCCCGCGGCATCACAGCGTTGGGAGCGGCCCCCCTGACCTGCAGGTTCGAGGTGCAGCTGCTCGGCCCCGGCTGCAAACCACTGCCCAG AGGCTGGCTGGCCTAGCAGTGTAA
- the PFKFB2 gene encoding 6-phosphofructo-2-kinase/fructose-2,6-bisphosphatase 2 isoform X3 — protein sequence MAAAYRHGGSAPRGRAGAQRGGEKKCSWASYMTNSPTLIVMIGLPARGKTYVSKKLTRYLNWIGVPTRVFNLGVYRREAVKSYKSYDFFRHDNKEAMEIRKRCALVALQDVKAYLLEECGQIAVFDATNTTRERRDLILNFAKENAFKVFFVESVCDDPEVIAANILEVKVSSPDYPERNRENVMDDFLKRIECYKVTYQPLDPDEYDKDLSFIKVINVGQRFLVNRVQDYIQSKIVYYLMNIHVQPRTIYLCRHGESEYNLVGKIGGDSGLSPRGKQFAQALKKFIEEQEIAELKVWTSQLKRTIQTAESLGVTYEQWKILNEIDAGVCEEMTYAEIEAKYPDEFALRDQEKYLYRYPGGESYQDLVQRLEPVIMELERQGNVLVISHQAVMRCLLAYFLDKSADELPYLRCPLHAILKLTPVAYGCKVETITLNVEAVNTHRDKPSLNSSRLPTSQSPGRMRRSSLTPLASAATEQRPRHHSVGSGPPDLQPQVGNACLGWLA from the exons ATGGCGGCGGCGTACCGGCACGGCGGCAGCGCGCCGCGGGGCAGAGCCGGGGCCCAGCGCGGCGGAGAGAAGAAGTGCT CGTGGGCATCCTACATGACCAACTCGCCCACCCTCATCGTGATGATCGGGCTGCCCGCCCGCGGCAAGACCTACGTCTCCAAGAAGCTGACGCGCTACCTCAACTGGATCGGGGTGCCCACCCGAG TGTTCAATTTAGGGGTGTATCGCCGGGAAGCGGTCAAGTCCTACAAATCCTACGACTTCTTCAGGCACGATAACAAGGAGGCGATGGAGATCCGCAA ACGATGTGCCTTAGTGGCCCTACAGGACGTGAAGGCGTACCTCCTGGAGGAGTGTGGGCAGATAGCT GTGTTCGATGCAACCAACACAACTCGGGAAAGACGGGACCTGATCTTAAATTTTGCgaaggaaaatgctttcaag GTGTTCTTTGTGGAATCTGTCTGTGACGATCCGGAGGTCATCGCTGCCAACATCCTG GAGGTGAAGGTCTCCAGCCCCGATTACCCAGAAAGAAACAGGGAGAACGTGATGGATGATTTCCTGAAGAGGATCGAGTGCTACAAGGTCACGTACCAGCCCCTCGATCCTGATGAGTATGACAA AGATCTTTCCTTCATTAAAGTGATCAATGTGGGACAGCGGTTCCTAGTGAACAGAGTCCAAGATTACATCCAGAGCAAAATCGTCTATTACCTGATGAACATCCACGTGCAGCCGCGCACCATCTACCTCTGCCGGCACGGCGAGAGCGAGTATAACCTCGTTGGCAAGATTGGTGGGGACTCTGGGCTGTCACCGCGCGGCAAGCAG TTTGCACAGGCGCTGAAGAAGTTCATCGAGGAGCAGGAGATTGCGGAGCTGAAGGTGTGGACCAGCCAGCTGAAGCGCACCATCCAGACAGCGGAGTCGCTGGGGGTCACCTACGAGCAGTGGAAGATCCTCAACGAGATTGATGCT GGGGTGTGCGAAGAAATGACGTATGCAGAGATCGAAGCCAAATACCCCGACGAGTTTGCCTTGAGGGATCAGGAGAAATACCTCTATCGCTATCCTGGAGGAGAG tccTACCAGGACTTGGTTCAGCGCCTGGAGCCAGTAATTATGGAGCTGGAGCGGCAGGGCAACGTCCTCGTCATCTCCCACCAGGCAGTGATGAGGTGCCTCCTGGCTTACTTTCTGGATAAGAGTGCAG ACGAGCTGCCCTACCTGCGCTGCCCCCTGCACGCCATCCTCAAGCTCACCCCGGTCGCCTATG GTTGTAAAGTGGAGACGATCACCTTGAACGTGGAAGCAGTGAACACCCACCGGGACAAACCTTCCCTGAACTCA AGCCGCCTTCCCACGAGCCAGAGCCCGGGCAGGATGAGGAGGAGCAGCCTGACGCCGCTGGCCAGCGCGGCCACGGAGCAGCGCCCGCGGCATCACAGCGTTGGGAGCGGCCCCCCTGACCTGCAG cctCAAGTGGGAAATGCTTGCCT AGGCTGGCTGGCCTAG
- the C25H1orf116 gene encoding specifically androgen-regulated gene protein, which yields MPGKDLGLGMAACNSDSCDSMVSTASNHSQRSDNSYDYLSVEEKECLMFLEETIGSLDAEADSGVSTDETDFAEPSRLPRAWLKRDSAPQDLENRALPGSAVQQRAADQKGTEGSPGFPSSAPAVAPSPGYHSLPRNITAANAQKANKADGKTDTHTMQDLVPLGKSPQEMGKEGRLGQANVRREVRSLIIPPPAPFQDDQESHAEQPRSDGSDARKENAEESWTRPRPALEMAAVPNLTPLSHRGMGRESAALPQGQPEHPAAQEVPQEPDAKRGPPTAPKPRKLPPNIILRTSKASPVPLGAEPGQKVKVPPPSPAGSAGDTAAEKQNSGQLDPKEREKARREALEKLGLPQDVGEPCARPGPVPPPRDQAQAAPSTAPAGRAMNFKSNTLERSGVGLGSCMAKEPGIKGSGSLGKMSFIERLAPSFLRSSRPRPASLGAGKDFAALKEPTEVEKSSKRRSNPLPSFPRPPRSCVSVKISPKGSTEEHRREALRKLGLLKE from the exons ATGCCTGGGAAGGACCTGGGGCTGGGCATGGCTGCCTGCAACTCGGACAGCTGCGACAGCATGGTCAGCACGGCCTCCAACCACTCGCAGAGG AGTGATAACAGCTATGACTATTTATCTGTGGAAGAGAAGGAGTGCTTGATGTTCTTAGAAGAAACCATTGGCTCACTGGATGCAGAAGCAGACAGTGGGGTTTCCACTGACGAGACCGACTTCGCAGAGCCCTCTCGGCTGCCCAGGGCATGGCTGAAGAGAGACTCTGCTCCCCAGG ATTTGGAGAACAGGGCTCTCCCTGGAAGCGCAGTTCAGCAGCGTGCAGCCGACCAGAAGGGCACCGAGGGCTCCCCTGGCTTCCcaagctcagctccagcagtggCACCAAGCCCAGGCTACCACAGCCTTCCGAGGAACATCACTGCAGCAAAtgcacaaaaagcaaataaagctgATGGCaaaacagacacacacaccATGCAGGACCTGGTGCCACTGGGTAAATCTCCACAGGAGATGGGCAAGGAGGGCAGGCTTGGCCAAGCTAATGTGAGAAGAGAGGTGAGATCCCTGATCATCCCACCTCCAGCTCCCTTCCAGGATGACCAGGAGAGCCATGCAGAGCAGCCACGAAGCGATGGCTCAGatgccagaaaagaaaatgcagaggagaGCTGGACACGGCCCCGTCCAGCCCTGGAGATGGCGGCTGTCCCCAATCTCACACCACTGTCACACCGAGGGATGGGCAGGGAGAGCGCAGCGCTTCCTCAGGGCCAGCCGGAGcatccagcagcacaggaggtCCCACAGGAACCTGATGCCAAGCGTGGGCCTCCCACAGCCCCTAAACCACGAAAACTGCCACCAAATATCATCCTGAGAACCAGCAAAGCCAGCCCAGTGCCGCTTGGTGCAGAGCCTGGACAGAAGGTGAAGGTACCACCACCATCACCCGCCGGCTCTGCTGGagacactgctgcagaaaagcagaattctgGGCAGCTCGACCccaaggagagggagaaggcCCGACGCGAAGCCCTGGAGAAACTGGGGCTGCCGCAGGACGTGGGGGAGCCCTgtgcccggcccggccctgtGCCACCTCCCCGTGACCAGGCCCAGGCAGCACCAAGCACAGCCCCAGCGGGACGGGCCATGAACTTCAAATCCAACACCCTGGAGCGCTCCggcgtggggctgggcagctgcATGGCCAAAGAGCCAGGCATCAAGGGCAGCGGTTCACTGGGCAAGATGTCCTTCATCGAGCGGCTGGCCCCCAGCTTCCTGCGCAGCAGCAGGCCGCGGCCTGCATCCCTCGGGGCAGGGAAGGACTTTGCTGCGCTGAAGGAGCCCACGGAGgtggagaagagcagcaagCGGAGGTCAAACCCACTGCCCAGCTTCCCCCGGCCGCCCCGTTCCTGTGTCAGCGTGAAGATTTCCCCCAAGGGTTCGACAGAGGAGCACCGGCGCGAGGCCCTGAGGAAGCTCGGCCTGCTGAAGGAGTAG